In one Chroicocephalus ridibundus chromosome Z, bChrRid1.1, whole genome shotgun sequence genomic region, the following are encoded:
- the LOC134508644 gene encoding tetraspanin-3-like — MRRVTAMVMLMLASSWLYEDSWPRVFARFLLLLLGFIFWGAAVALAFGGVLVILMYKNYGYLFLEYFLSLPGWLAVAAALILLPTGVLAVFVSAKCSRYQQGALMYLLLVLLCLEASSAVLAQFYTVQLAYEMKSTMGYLVDQYNGTHSQGADSRAVDVVQRELQCCGIQNYKDWLKATAASWHLHGGKARVPESCCKEKYPHCRGDVVPLEQLFQEGCLKKLEDSLHFVVLYMFWCCTVVGILELLAGVSNCILMKYQPFHDLRFLDSSTYS; from the coding sequence ATGAGGAGAGTTACAGCTATGGTGATGCTCATGTTGGCCTCTTCGTGGCTCTATGAAGACTCCTGGCCCCGGGTCTTTGCACGATTTCTGCTGTTGCTCCTAGGCTTCATCTTCTGGGGCGCTGCTGTAGCTCTGGCCTTTGGTGGAGTTCTTGTGATCCTGATGTACAAGAACTATGGATATTTATTTCTGGAGTATTTCTTGTCTCtccctggctggctggctgttGCAGCTGCACTTATCTTGCTACCTACTGGAGTTTTGGCCGTCTTTGTTTCTGCTAAATGCTCCCGCTATCAGCAAGGGGCTCTCATGTACTTGCTGCTGGTCCTTCTTTGCCTAGAAGCGTCTTCAGCAGTTCTGGCACAGTTCTATACTGTTCAGTTGGCTTATGAGATGAAAAGTACTATGGGTTACCTTGTTGATCAGTACAATGGAACACACTCCCAGGGTGCTGACAGCAGGGCTGTGGATGTCGTACAGAGGGAGCTGCAGTGTTGTGGGATCCAAAACTACAAGGACTGGCTAAAGGCAACAGCTGCTTCTTGGCATCTCCACGGTGGAAAAGCTCGTGTCCCtgaaagctgctgtaaggagaAGTACCCTCACTGCAGGGGTGACGTAGTCCCTCTGGAGCAGCTTTTTCAGGAAGGATGTCTAAAGAAGCTGGAGGACTCGTTGCACTTTGTCGTGCTCTATATGTTTTGGTGCTGTACTGTGGTAGGCATTTTAGAGCTGTTGGCTGGTGTCAGCAATTGCATCCTCATGAAGTATCAGCCTTTCCATGACTTACGATTTCTGGACTCATCTACCTACTCGTAG